A part of Melittangium boletus DSM 14713 genomic DNA contains:
- a CDS encoding HAD family hydrolase, whose product MTLSPRAVIFDLDGTLLDSLHDIGAALNHALSTHGLPLHPLPAYRHFVGEGVQVLVSRALPPGREEMHASVLATYRAFYAEHMFDHTRPFPGIPEVLARLEAEGVKLAVLSNKPDAATRKLVAALLPQVPFVAVYGERAGVPRKPDPTAALAVAAELGVAPGECAFIGDTAVDVETARASGMYAVGVTWGFRDVDELESHGAQVIARTSEELLRALVPAPRAGAASS is encoded by the coding sequence ATGACCCTGTCTCCGCGTGCCGTGATCTTCGACCTGGATGGAACGTTGTTGGACTCGCTGCACGACATCGGCGCGGCGCTCAACCACGCGCTCTCCACGCACGGTCTGCCGCTCCATCCGCTTCCGGCCTACCGCCACTTCGTGGGCGAGGGCGTCCAGGTGCTCGTGTCCCGGGCCCTGCCTCCGGGCCGTGAGGAGATGCACGCGTCCGTGCTCGCCACCTACCGCGCCTTCTACGCCGAGCACATGTTCGATCACACCCGGCCCTTCCCCGGCATCCCCGAGGTGCTCGCCCGGTTGGAGGCCGAGGGGGTGAAGCTGGCGGTTCTCAGCAACAAGCCCGACGCGGCCACGCGCAAGTTGGTGGCGGCGCTGCTGCCCCAGGTGCCCTTCGTCGCGGTCTACGGAGAGCGCGCGGGCGTACCGCGCAAGCCCGATCCCACGGCGGCGCTCGCCGTGGCGGCGGAGCTGGGCGTGGCGCCCGGTGAATGCGCCTTCATCGGAGACACGGCGGTGGATGTGGAGACCGCGCGGGCCTCGGGCATGTACGCGGTGGGCGTCACCTGGGGCTTCCGGGACGTGGACGAACTCGAGTCCCACGGGGCCCAGGTGATCGCCCGCACCTCGGAGGAATTGCTCCGGGCCCTCGTGCCGGCGCCGCGCGCGGGGGCCGCTTCTTCCTGA
- a CDS encoding ExbD/TolR family protein, with protein MAGGMDLGGGKGKKSLDVAINLTPFIDLMAVTISFLIMTAVWTQIGRLQVSQAGGPATDEEQKQEEQTKTVLLTLFVTPTELKLVADQSEFPAIEAKRGANGKLDLAPLLLRFKELKAQFPDQSAITLQTEDKVHYEDLVRIIDQCIGAGLPQVSVSAVVGV; from the coding sequence ATGGCCGGCGGAATGGACCTGGGGGGAGGCAAAGGCAAGAAGTCGCTCGACGTTGCCATCAACCTCACCCCCTTTATCGACCTGATGGCGGTGACCATCAGCTTCCTCATCATGACGGCGGTCTGGACGCAGATCGGCCGTCTCCAGGTGTCGCAGGCCGGAGGCCCCGCCACCGACGAGGAACAGAAACAGGAAGAGCAGACCAAGACGGTCCTGCTCACCCTGTTCGTGACGCCCACGGAGCTCAAGCTCGTGGCGGACCAGAGTGAGTTCCCGGCCATCGAGGCCAAGCGTGGGGCCAACGGCAAGCTGGACCTGGCGCCGTTGCTCCTGCGCTTCAAGGAGCTCAAGGCGCAGTTCCCGGATCAGTCGGCCATCACGCTGCAGACCGAGGACAAGGTCCATTACGAGGACCTGGTGCGCATCATCGATCAATGCATCGGCGCGGGCCTGCCCCAGGTCTCCGTGTCCGCCGTCGTGGGCGTTTAG
- a CDS encoding metallophosphoesterase, with product MSTPRIEAALRIAADAAHRNPFSTPSDGRPRTRRFAIGDPQADITRFLAILDRHGLLAPDGRLKPEVQLISVGDHFDWGKAIERDAVATSSVRLLAWMAAHPADQLIPLLGNHDLSRVGELAGFTDARFATIQAEADRLYRGDATDEAQERDFLARYPEVPNVELISRDFGTFREVQREWVKSLLLTGRFRVAHAPAEHLLVLHAGVTREDLLAVGLPDALHAQASTVAETLNRALDEALNAWDGRGPFSIPSLYQPGNARYGEGRGIFYQRPSLLPEEAALRALTPRRRFDPRRLPPGLTQVVGHTRDKRCRELLALPPDSHDGVLRHLVTDGSSLDYRLGPPPHTGPGEAVLIFTDGGMRESPLELFELLDLDTGFAARPVEDAHMGGRE from the coding sequence GTGAGTACTCCCCGCATCGAGGCAGCCCTCCGAATCGCCGCCGACGCCGCCCACCGGAACCCCTTCTCCACGCCTTCCGATGGACGTCCGCGCACCCGCCGATTCGCCATTGGAGATCCCCAGGCGGACATCACCCGCTTCCTGGCCATCCTGGACCGCCATGGGCTGCTCGCCCCGGACGGGCGGTTGAAGCCCGAGGTCCAGCTCATCTCCGTGGGCGACCACTTCGACTGGGGCAAGGCCATCGAGCGCGACGCCGTGGCCACGAGTTCCGTGCGGCTGCTCGCCTGGATGGCGGCGCATCCCGCGGATCAGCTCATCCCCCTGCTCGGCAACCATGACCTGAGCCGCGTGGGGGAGCTGGCCGGGTTCACCGACGCGCGCTTCGCCACGATCCAGGCGGAGGCGGATCGGCTCTACCGGGGAGACGCCACCGACGAGGCCCAGGAACGCGACTTCCTCGCGCGCTACCCGGAAGTGCCCAACGTCGAACTCATCTCGCGGGATTTCGGCACCTTCCGCGAGGTGCAACGTGAGTGGGTGAAGAGCCTGCTGCTCACCGGTCGCTTCCGGGTGGCCCATGCCCCGGCGGAACATCTGCTCGTCCTGCACGCGGGCGTCACCCGGGAGGATCTGCTCGCGGTGGGCCTGCCGGACGCCCTTCACGCCCAGGCCTCCACCGTGGCGGAAACGCTCAACCGGGCCCTCGACGAGGCCCTGAATGCCTGGGACGGACGGGGACCCTTCTCCATCCCCTCGCTCTACCAGCCCGGCAATGCCCGATACGGCGAGGGACGGGGCATCTTCTATCAGCGCCCCAGCTTGCTCCCCGAAGAAGCCGCCCTGCGCGCGCTCACCCCACGCCGCCGCTTCGATCCGCGCCGGCTCCCGCCCGGCCTCACCCAGGTGGTGGGCCACACGCGCGACAAACGCTGCCGGGAACTGCTCGCCCTGCCCCCCGACTCTCATGACGGCGTGCTGCGCCACCTCGTCACCGATGGCTCCTCCCTCGACTACCGGCTCGGACCGCCCCCCCACACCGGTCCAGGCGAAGCGGTGCTCATCTTCACCGACGGCGGCATGCGCGAATCCCCACTGGAGCTGTTCGAACTGCTCGACCTCGACACCGGCTTCGCGGCACGGCCCGTGGAAGACGCTCACATGGGAGGACGGGAATGA
- a CDS encoding GAF domain-containing sensor histidine kinase has translation MTTESRRLTTSEEPSAEDFRAFFDLMELPSALCDLQLRLRVNNPAFTRFCFDHGLTVGQMMEGLGRMRVPDDWASCEVEVELPQGGVAVVELSRRGDCVSVVGRRESENMRGQLVVVEQALLEQARTEGVLLDLSRSVAEAGSEEELVAAVARGVKELFPGRTFCIRITDARTGVLTSLYAEGRLKEDSREPLVLKRSAAEKLHLSVDSLPAGRVVVAPRVPLLFEGSVDGVSAPLVASGQLYGAINLEYPIPRKTEANYFQDERVLVQLANQVAVAVKNAKLIDELTFVRKYLEDLLEKANALIVVSNREGKIVVFNQAISRLTGFSKEEVLGKDVGWVVHRDEHLRMAPVLWAALRGEQVPNFELRLRTRTGEARVSFATSTTLTSQGEVEGVMAIGQDVTVVAQLEQRIIHAEKLASLGQLAASVAHEINNPMTAVVTYADAMLQRMVPMGSTGNSDAEKLRKILENGQRILRFTRDLTSYARPSKNKPERVRLDALLDKSLGFCEHVVSQAKVSVARDYGEVPPLSGVPANLEQVFVNLITNACHAMKPGGQVSLRTRCEGREAVVWVTDTGSGIDPENLSRIFEPFFTTKTEGRGTGLGLSIVQRIVEKHGGQLGVESEVGKGTTFTVRLPLAE, from the coding sequence ATGACGACTGAGTCGCGCCGATTGACCACCTCCGAGGAGCCTTCCGCCGAGGACTTCCGGGCCTTCTTCGACTTGATGGAGCTGCCCTCGGCGCTCTGTGATCTGCAGCTGCGTCTGCGGGTGAACAACCCCGCCTTCACGCGCTTCTGCTTCGATCATGGCCTCACGGTGGGCCAGATGATGGAAGGGCTCGGGCGGATGCGGGTGCCCGACGACTGGGCCTCGTGCGAGGTGGAGGTGGAGCTGCCGCAGGGCGGTGTGGCGGTGGTGGAGCTGTCCCGGCGGGGCGATTGCGTCTCGGTGGTGGGGCGGCGCGAGTCGGAGAACATGCGCGGCCAGTTGGTGGTGGTGGAGCAGGCGCTGCTCGAGCAGGCGCGCACCGAGGGCGTGCTGCTGGACCTCAGCCGCAGCGTGGCGGAGGCGGGCAGCGAGGAGGAATTGGTGGCGGCGGTGGCGCGCGGGGTGAAGGAGCTGTTTCCGGGGCGCACCTTCTGCATCCGCATCACCGACGCGCGCACCGGCGTGCTCACCAGCCTCTACGCCGAGGGGCGTCTGAAGGAAGACTCGCGCGAGCCCCTGGTCCTCAAGCGTAGCGCGGCGGAGAAGCTGCACCTGTCGGTGGACAGCCTGCCCGCGGGCCGGGTGGTGGTGGCGCCCCGGGTGCCGCTGCTCTTCGAGGGCAGCGTGGATGGGGTGAGCGCGCCGCTGGTGGCGAGTGGACAGCTCTACGGCGCCATCAACCTGGAGTACCCGATCCCCCGGAAGACGGAGGCGAACTACTTCCAGGACGAGCGGGTGCTGGTGCAACTCGCCAACCAGGTGGCGGTGGCGGTGAAGAACGCGAAGCTCATCGACGAGCTGACGTTCGTGCGCAAGTACCTGGAGGACCTGCTGGAGAAGGCCAACGCCCTCATCGTGGTGTCCAACCGCGAGGGGAAGATCGTGGTCTTCAACCAGGCCATCAGCCGCCTCACGGGCTTCAGCAAGGAAGAGGTGCTGGGCAAGGACGTGGGCTGGGTGGTGCACCGGGACGAGCACCTGCGCATGGCGCCCGTGCTCTGGGCGGCGCTCCGGGGCGAGCAGGTGCCCAACTTCGAGCTGCGGCTGCGCACGCGCACGGGCGAGGCCCGGGTGTCGTTCGCCACGTCCACGACGCTCACCTCCCAGGGCGAGGTGGAGGGCGTCATGGCGATTGGCCAGGACGTCACGGTGGTGGCGCAGCTCGAGCAGCGCATCATCCACGCGGAGAAGCTGGCCTCGTTGGGGCAGCTCGCGGCGAGCGTGGCCCATGAAATCAACAACCCCATGACGGCGGTGGTGACGTACGCGGACGCCATGCTCCAGCGCATGGTGCCGATGGGGAGCACGGGCAACTCGGACGCGGAGAAGCTGCGGAAGATATTGGAGAACGGCCAACGCATCCTGCGCTTCACGCGCGACCTGACGTCCTATGCGCGGCCGTCGAAGAACAAGCCGGAGCGGGTGCGGCTCGACGCGCTGTTGGACAAGTCGCTGGGCTTCTGCGAGCACGTGGTGTCGCAGGCGAAGGTGTCGGTGGCGCGCGACTATGGCGAGGTGCCGCCCCTGTCCGGAGTGCCCGCCAACCTGGAGCAGGTGTTCGTCAACCTCATCACCAATGCCTGCCACGCGATGAAGCCCGGGGGGCAGGTGTCCCTGCGCACCCGCTGCGAGGGCCGCGAGGCCGTGGTGTGGGTGACGGACACGGGCAGCGGCATCGATCCGGAGAACCTGTCGCGCATCTTCGAGCCCTTCTTCACCACGAAGACGGAGGGGCGGGGCACGGGCCTGGGCCTGTCCATCGTGCAGCGCATCGTGGAGAAGCACGGCGGGCAGCTCGGCGTGGAGAGCGAAGTGGGCAAGGGCACCACCTTCACGGTGCGCCTGCCTCTCGCGGAGTGA
- a CDS encoding thioredoxin family protein, giving the protein MRLPLSSLLIVGLWGCAATRSPAVSEPSAAHAPAPLPFIENDYARALAEAKARGLPLFVDTWAPWCHTCRSMKAYVFTDAALAKHAGRFVWLEVDTDQPRNADFLEKYPVESWPTFFILDPREEKALVRFAGSATVSQLEKLFEDGERAYRGEGQGPEALLARGDALYGEGKSAEAADILSQALAEAPADWSRRSRALESLLVAQYGAKRHEACARTALAELPKVPPSASWANAAGLGLLCGLRVPAETPGAKELLAALEEKGRQALSPDITMPADDRSGVYELLVEARKQSGDEPGAKALAGQWLTFLDAEAARAPTPEARTVFDSHRMLAALVLGEPMRAVPALEQSEKDLPGDYNPPARLANLYRQLGRLDDALAASTRALEKVQGGRRLRVLSERADIQLARGERDAAIRTLEEAIAYAKSLSSAQASPAAVERLEKKLAELKKA; this is encoded by the coding sequence ATGCGATTGCCCCTCTCCAGTCTCCTGATCGTGGGATTGTGGGGTTGTGCCGCGACGCGAAGCCCGGCTGTCTCCGAGCCGTCCGCCGCGCATGCCCCGGCCCCCCTGCCGTTCATCGAGAATGACTACGCGCGTGCCCTCGCCGAGGCCAAGGCCAGGGGGTTGCCGCTCTTCGTCGACACGTGGGCGCCGTGGTGTCACACCTGCCGCTCGATGAAGGCCTACGTCTTCACGGATGCGGCGCTCGCGAAGCACGCGGGCCGCTTCGTATGGCTGGAGGTGGACACGGACCAGCCGCGCAACGCCGACTTCCTGGAGAAGTACCCGGTGGAGAGCTGGCCCACCTTCTTCATCCTCGACCCGAGGGAGGAGAAGGCGCTGGTGCGCTTCGCGGGCAGCGCCACCGTGTCTCAACTGGAGAAGCTCTTCGAGGACGGAGAGCGCGCGTACCGGGGCGAAGGCCAGGGGCCCGAGGCCTTGCTGGCCCGGGGAGACGCGCTCTATGGCGAGGGCAAGTCGGCCGAGGCCGCGGATATCCTCTCCCAGGCGCTCGCCGAGGCTCCCGCCGATTGGTCCCGCCGCAGCCGCGCCCTCGAGTCGCTGCTCGTCGCGCAATACGGGGCGAAGCGCCACGAGGCTTGCGCGCGCACGGCCCTGGCGGAGCTCCCCAAGGTGCCGCCCTCCGCCTCGTGGGCGAACGCGGCGGGCCTGGGCCTGCTGTGTGGACTGCGGGTGCCCGCGGAGACGCCCGGCGCGAAGGAATTGCTGGCCGCGCTGGAGGAGAAGGGCCGTCAGGCGCTCTCGCCGGACATCACCATGCCGGCGGATGATCGCTCGGGTGTGTACGAGCTGCTGGTCGAGGCCCGGAAGCAATCGGGAGACGAGCCCGGCGCGAAGGCGCTCGCCGGGCAGTGGCTGACGTTCCTGGACGCCGAGGCCGCGCGGGCGCCCACGCCCGAGGCGCGTACCGTGTTCGACTCGCACCGCATGTTGGCGGCCCTGGTGTTGGGGGAGCCGATGCGGGCGGTGCCAGCGCTCGAGCAGAGCGAGAAGGACTTGCCCGGCGACTACAACCCACCCGCGCGCCTGGCCAACCTGTACCGGCAACTGGGCCGCCTCGACGACGCGCTGGCCGCGAGCACCCGGGCGCTGGAGAAGGTCCAGGGCGGACGGCGGTTGCGCGTCTTGTCGGAGCGCGCGGACATCCAACTCGCCCGGGGCGAGCGTGATGCGGCGATCCGCACGCTGGAGGAGGCCATCGCCTACGCGAAGTCCCTCTCCTCGGCGCAGGCCTCTCCGGCCGCGGTGGAACGTCTCGAGAAGAAGCTCGCGGAGCTCAAGAAGGCGTGA
- a CDS encoding MotA/TolQ/ExbB proton channel family protein, whose protein sequence is MNLGFVTNLTILANTGHGAERSFFEEVAKRWEAGQWGMYPIAVCLVFALAIMIERGIVLFGKASINKDAFLRGLKKHIYAGDLDKAINYVAGQKKTPLTEVIKAGLMNVPKGEEEVQAALDEASLRETPRIEARTGYLAMLGNAAMLAGLLGTVSGLIACFEAVANVNPADKATILANGISEAMNCTGFGLLTAIPAVVAFSILSGRATSIVNDINETSVAVLNLIVNNRDKFKNATVAVSAGRDEE, encoded by the coding sequence ATGAACCTGGGTTTCGTGACGAATCTGACCATCCTCGCCAACACCGGCCACGGTGCGGAGCGCTCGTTTTTCGAGGAGGTAGCCAAGCGCTGGGAGGCAGGTCAGTGGGGTATGTACCCCATCGCGGTCTGCCTGGTGTTCGCGCTGGCCATCATGATCGAGCGCGGCATCGTGCTCTTCGGCAAGGCGTCCATCAACAAGGACGCGTTCCTGCGCGGGCTCAAGAAGCACATCTACGCGGGTGACCTGGACAAGGCCATCAACTACGTGGCCGGCCAGAAGAAGACCCCCCTCACGGAGGTCATCAAGGCGGGCCTGATGAACGTGCCCAAGGGCGAGGAGGAGGTCCAGGCGGCGCTCGACGAGGCCAGCCTGCGCGAGACGCCCCGCATCGAGGCGCGCACGGGCTACCTGGCCATGCTCGGCAACGCGGCGATGCTCGCCGGTCTGCTCGGTACGGTGTCCGGTCTGATCGCCTGCTTCGAGGCGGTGGCGAACGTGAACCCGGCCGACAAGGCGACCATTCTCGCCAACGGCATCTCGGAAGCCATGAACTGCACGGGCTTCGGGCTGCTCACGGCCATCCCCGCCGTGGTCGCCTTCTCCATCCTCTCCGGCCGCGCCACGTCCATCGTGAACGACATCAACGAGACGAGCGTCGCGGTGCTCAACCTGATCGTCAACAACCGCGACAAGTTCAAGAACGCCACCGTCGCGGTGTCGGCGGGCCGGGACGAAGAGTAG
- a CDS encoding general secretion pathway protein GspE: MARKRIGELLLERGAISEAQLEAALHAQQRTRQRLGATLVSLGAITEKTLAHALSEALGVPVMDLANRPPDWGAIHLVRARFCEQHDLFPVALENTGGRKLLVVAMADPLDTAAVQEMEFTTGLKVNARVAPLSAVRAAIQRYYHRPAPTPSALAPAPAAAIPEADADDVEEIIVGEELPPGEMTRRVSLEQLIQEREKKQRLKRGQTRPTSGDVSAELDSLFGDARAPTPLDPVEELERKFWALMRIMARKGLLTNEEFTRELDDESER, from the coding sequence ATGGCCCGAAAGCGGATCGGCGAATTGCTCCTGGAGAGGGGGGCGATCAGCGAGGCCCAGTTGGAAGCGGCGCTCCACGCCCAGCAGCGCACCCGGCAGCGGCTGGGCGCGACGCTGGTGTCCCTGGGTGCCATCACCGAGAAGACGCTGGCCCACGCGCTGAGCGAGGCCCTGGGCGTGCCGGTGATGGACCTGGCGAATCGTCCTCCGGACTGGGGCGCCATCCACCTGGTGCGCGCGCGCTTCTGTGAGCAGCATGACCTGTTCCCCGTGGCCCTGGAGAACACCGGTGGGCGCAAGCTGCTGGTGGTGGCCATGGCGGACCCGCTCGACACCGCGGCCGTCCAGGAGATGGAGTTCACCACCGGACTCAAGGTGAACGCCCGCGTGGCGCCCCTGTCGGCCGTGCGCGCCGCCATCCAGCGCTACTACCACCGTCCCGCGCCCACCCCGTCCGCACTCGCCCCCGCGCCCGCGGCGGCCATCCCCGAGGCGGATGCCGACGACGTGGAGGAGATCATCGTCGGCGAGGAGCTGCCACCCGGAGAGATGACGCGCCGCGTCTCGCTCGAACAGCTCATCCAGGAGCGCGAGAAGAAGCAGCGGCTCAAGCGCGGTCAGACCCGGCCCACCTCGGGAGATGTCAGCGCGGAGCTCGACTCGCTGTTCGGAGACGCCCGGGCGCCCACGCCGTTGGACCCGGTGGAGGAGCTGGAGCGCAAGTTCTGGGCCCTCATGCGCATCATGGCGCGCAAGGGCCTGCTCACCAACGAGGAGTTCACCCGCGAGTTGGACGACGAGTCCGAGCGCTGA
- a CDS encoding dienelactone hydrolase family protein: protein MTGQAKLTTANGTQLQGYLKEAEGGTSKGAVVVIHEWWGLTDQVRGVADRLAREGFSVFAPDLYRGKVTKNADEAGKLMGALDMKQAVQDITQAAEALRQRSPGTQVAVLGFCMGGALTLAAAAKDKHLAAAVPFYGIPPEQVADVKHIHCPVLGHFATHDEWCSPERVKALEHTLKAAHVPAQFHHYDADHAFCNEQRPEVYSPENAELAWKRSVEFLHAKLG, encoded by the coding sequence ATGACGGGACAGGCGAAGCTGACCACGGCGAATGGAACGCAACTCCAGGGCTACTTGAAGGAGGCCGAGGGCGGCACGAGCAAGGGCGCCGTGGTGGTCATCCACGAGTGGTGGGGACTCACGGACCAGGTGCGCGGCGTGGCGGACCGGCTGGCGCGCGAGGGCTTCTCGGTGTTCGCGCCGGATCTCTACCGGGGCAAGGTGACGAAGAACGCCGACGAGGCCGGGAAGTTGATGGGCGCCCTGGACATGAAGCAGGCCGTCCAGGACATCACCCAGGCGGCCGAGGCCCTGCGCCAGCGCTCGCCGGGCACCCAGGTCGCGGTGCTGGGCTTCTGCATGGGAGGAGCCCTGACGCTGGCGGCCGCCGCGAAGGACAAGCACCTCGCCGCCGCCGTGCCCTTCTACGGCATTCCGCCCGAGCAGGTCGCGGACGTGAAGCACATCCACTGCCCCGTGCTCGGACACTTCGCGACCCACGACGAGTGGTGCTCGCCCGAGCGCGTGAAGGCCCTGGAGCACACCCTCAAGGCCGCGCACGTGCCCGCGCAATTCCACCACTACGACGCGGATCACGCCTTCTGCAACGAACAGCGGCCCGAGGTGTACTCACCCGAGAACGCCGAGCTGGCCTGGAAGCGCTCCGTGGAATTCCTCCACGCGAAGCTGGGCTGA
- a CDS encoding ExbD/TolR family protein: MAIKAPGKRYCKRLQHSKVFGHGTHGHKSGNADVLITPLVDMFVIIVLFLIANFSATGEVLMMTKDIQLPEAVNVKEVEMNPVVMVSGEEVSISGNVVGRVQDLVKEEYLNIPALEEKLRDMKKQFEDLHAMADGNTNAFKGDVNIQAHKEVEFAIIKRVMFSCASAGYNNINFATLQKGEAGAPGESTAAATP; the protein is encoded by the coding sequence ATGGCCATCAAGGCTCCCGGAAAGCGCTACTGCAAGCGGCTGCAACACTCGAAGGTGTTCGGCCACGGCACGCACGGACACAAGAGCGGCAACGCGGACGTGCTCATCACGCCGCTGGTCGACATGTTCGTCATCATCGTGCTCTTCCTCATCGCCAACTTCTCGGCGACGGGCGAGGTGCTGATGATGACCAAGGACATCCAGCTGCCCGAGGCGGTCAACGTCAAGGAAGTGGAGATGAACCCGGTGGTGATGGTGTCCGGGGAAGAGGTCTCCATCTCCGGCAACGTCGTGGGCCGCGTTCAGGACCTGGTCAAGGAGGAGTACCTCAACATCCCCGCGCTGGAGGAGAAGTTGCGGGACATGAAGAAGCAGTTCGAGGATCTCCATGCCATGGCCGATGGCAACACGAACGCCTTCAAGGGCGACGTGAACATCCAGGCCCACAAGGAAGTGGAGTTCGCCATCATCAAGCGCGTGATGTTCAGCTGCGCCAGCGCGGGCTACAACAACATCAACTTCGCCACCCTGCAGAAGGGCGAAGCCGGCGCTCCGGGCGAGTCCACCGCGGCCGCTACCCCGTAA
- a CDS encoding PAS domain S-box protein: MPAASAAREPLLSAAARADLRVVEALEQASIAMVDLTHAEGHAALTALMATSAGAVLSLLVVVEPSEPIFSLLESLHPAEVMTGGLRSCELVWRLRRVTERHHKRQELRRRQQDLSLLVELTADYAERLDVEALLHDVTRRLAEQLGINRAALVMLDQEADSGRVVAASDTSGPQDTRIELDRYPEVREAARTGRPIIVEDASHHPLLEGVQSEMAARGIHTLVALPLHIAGEVRGVLLLRATGSDRRTFAAHEIDFLHTVAHATAVALRNASLLQLVRGQNEREISARIAAEAKAASLETYHLFFANLREGVAILDDRACVLSLNPSGESILETTSEAANGQHLVDITQPVDETVLMELVTAARNGDSRSDVDLMVRTSRGQRLTLSFSAAPLEDGLRAIILSFRDVTQARHLADELRHTKDFLERLIDSSVDAIVAADMQGRIILFNKGAEALFGYSAPQALGGLHVDHLYPEGVSRHIMRQLRSPDFGGRGRLGVCRQEVIHKAGQRVPVNMTASIVHEGGREVASVGIFTDLRDRMELERKLSDVETRLEESEKSAVIVALAGTAAHELNQPLTSVMGYAELLKRKLREDDVSYKPVDIIYREAERMAEIVRKIGRITRFETKAYVGTQQILDLDKASSHDD; this comes from the coding sequence GTGCCCGCGGCTTCGGCCGCGCGCGAGCCGCTTCTGTCCGCGGCGGCGCGAGCGGACCTCCGGGTGGTGGAGGCGCTGGAGCAGGCGTCCATCGCCATGGTGGACCTCACCCACGCCGAGGGACACGCCGCGCTCACCGCGTTGATGGCCACGTCCGCTGGCGCCGTGCTTTCGCTGCTCGTGGTGGTGGAGCCCTCCGAGCCCATCTTCTCCCTCCTGGAGTCCCTGCATCCCGCGGAGGTGATGACCGGTGGCCTCCGCTCCTGTGAGCTCGTCTGGCGCCTGCGCCGCGTCACGGAGCGTCACCACAAGCGCCAGGAGCTGCGACGCCGGCAGCAGGATCTGTCGCTGCTGGTGGAGCTCACCGCGGATTACGCCGAGCGCCTGGACGTGGAGGCGCTCCTGCACGACGTCACCCGCCGGCTCGCCGAGCAACTGGGCATCAACCGGGCGGCGCTGGTGATGCTGGACCAGGAGGCGGACAGCGGCCGGGTGGTGGCCGCCAGCGACACCTCGGGTCCCCAGGACACGCGCATCGAGCTGGATCGCTACCCGGAGGTGCGCGAGGCGGCGCGCACGGGCCGGCCCATCATCGTGGAGGACGCCTCGCACCATCCGCTGCTGGAGGGGGTGCAGAGCGAGATGGCCGCGCGGGGCATCCACACGCTGGTGGCCCTGCCGCTGCACATCGCGGGCGAGGTGCGCGGGGTGCTGCTCCTGCGCGCCACGGGAAGTGATCGCCGCACCTTCGCGGCGCATGAAATCGACTTCCTGCACACGGTGGCGCACGCCACGGCGGTGGCCCTGCGCAACGCCTCGCTCCTGCAACTGGTGCGGGGGCAGAACGAGCGGGAGATCTCGGCGCGCATCGCCGCCGAGGCCAAGGCCGCGTCGCTGGAGACGTACCACCTCTTCTTCGCCAACCTGCGCGAGGGCGTGGCCATCCTCGACGACCGGGCGTGCGTGCTCAGCCTCAATCCCTCGGGCGAGTCCATCCTGGAGACGACGTCGGAAGCCGCCAACGGCCAGCACCTGGTGGACATCACCCAGCCGGTGGACGAGACGGTGTTGATGGAGCTCGTCACGGCGGCCCGGAATGGCGACTCGCGCTCGGACGTGGACCTGATGGTGCGCACGTCCAGGGGCCAGCGCCTCACGCTGAGCTTCTCGGCGGCTCCGCTGGAGGACGGACTCCGCGCCATCATCCTGTCCTTCCGGGATGTCACCCAGGCGCGCCATCTCGCGGATGAGCTGCGCCACACCAAGGACTTCCTCGAGCGGCTCATCGATTCCTCGGTGGACGCCATCGTCGCCGCGGACATGCAGGGCCGCATCATCCTCTTCAACAAGGGGGCCGAGGCCCTGTTTGGTTACAGCGCCCCGCAGGCCCTGGGCGGACTGCACGTGGACCATCTCTACCCGGAGGGGGTCTCACGCCACATCATGCGCCAGTTGCGGAGTCCGGACTTTGGCGGGCGTGGCCGGCTGGGCGTGTGCCGTCAGGAAGTCATCCACAAGGCGGGCCAGCGCGTGCCGGTGAACATGACGGCCTCCATCGTCCACGAGGGCGGCCGCGAGGTGGCCAGCGTGGGCATCTTCACGGACCTGCGCGATCGCATGGAGCTGGAGCGCAAGCTGTCGGACGTGGAGACGCGCCTGGAGGAGAGCGAGAAGAGCGCCGTCATCGTCGCCCTGGCGGGCACCGCCGCCCACGAACTCAACCAGCCCCTCACCTCGGTGATGGGCTACGCGGAACTGCTCAAGCGCAAGCTGCGCGAGGACGACGTCTCCTACAAGCCAGTGGACATCATCTACCGCGAGGCCGAGCGCATGGCGGAGATCGTGCGCAAGATTGGCCGCATCACCCGGTTCGAGACGAAGGCCTACGTGGGCACGCAGCAAATCCTGGACCTCGACAAGGCCAGCTCCCATGACGACTGA